A single Nitrospirota bacterium DNA region contains:
- a CDS encoding methylated-DNA--[protein]-cysteine S-methyltransferase, with protein sequence MGISETSKGIDAVVMPQASRQALLSELPADSVELLEGLASSRLREARAQLIDYLDGARQSFDLPLDLSGGTSFQQKVWRTLLSISYGRLRSYQWVAMRVGGNHYARAVGNAVGANPMPMVIPCHRIVAHDRSIGGFSAGLPLKRKLLTLEGTIAQLRPER encoded by the coding sequence ATGGGAATTTCTGAAACGTCAAAAGGAATCGACGCAGTGGTGATGCCACAGGCGTCGCGCCAGGCCCTGTTGTCCGAGCTGCCAGCGGATTCTGTGGAGCTACTGGAGGGCCTGGCCTCTTCACGATTGCGAGAAGCCCGGGCGCAATTGATCGACTATCTCGACGGGGCCCGTCAATCTTTCGATCTACCGCTCGACCTCTCGGGAGGGACGAGCTTTCAGCAAAAGGTCTGGCGAACGCTGCTGAGTATCTCCTATGGCAGGCTGCGATCCTATCAATGGGTCGCTATGCGCGTGGGAGGCAACCACTATGCCCGTGCCGTCGGTAATGCCGTGGGGGCGAATCCGATGCCGATGGTGATTCCCTGCCATCGGATCGTAGCACATGATAGGTCGATCGGCGGATTTTCAGCAGGGTTGCCCTTGAAACGAAAACTGCTCACTCTAGAGGGCACGATCGCGCAGCTTCGGCCGGAACGATAA
- the dtd gene encoding D-aminoacyl-tRNA deacylase — translation MKAVIQRVAWASVEVDGLVVGRINAGLLVLLGVAQGDEETDGRYLVEKIRTLRIFSDAQGKMNRSLTDIGGSVLLVSQFTLLGRTTNGRRPSFDEAAPPDEAKRFYEAVAAELTAQGIPVETGVFAAHMQVELLNDGPVTFVLDSRNAS, via the coding sequence ATGAAGGCTGTGATTCAGCGGGTGGCGTGGGCATCGGTTGAGGTTGACGGTCTGGTGGTGGGACGGATCAATGCCGGCCTGCTGGTCTTGCTGGGCGTCGCACAGGGGGATGAGGAGACGGATGGACGATACCTCGTCGAGAAGATTCGCACCCTCCGGATCTTTTCCGATGCACAGGGAAAGATGAATCGCTCGTTGACGGACATTGGTGGATCGGTCTTGCTGGTCTCCCAATTCACGCTCCTTGGCAGGACGACGAATGGCCGTCGTCCCAGCTTTGACGAAGCGGCTCCGCCTGACGAAGCAAAGCGTTTCTATGAGGCAGTGGCAGCCGAATTAACAGCGCAAGGGATTCCGGTGGAAACAGGCGTCTTTGCTGCGCATATGCAGGTCGAGTTGTTGAACGATGGACCGGTCACGTTTGTTCTGGATAGCCGGAACGCGAGCTAG